A single region of the Bdellovibrio sp. ArHS genome encodes:
- a CDS encoding methyl-accepting chemotaxis protein: MGAQNGFWKSWLRGIKGRLLLAAVFPLLGFIVLGGLTYRNLDDVVKLLDQNTDSIVPSFDALGEMRQARNKFLYNVWASFATEAPEQRAKFIKGAHEAIEEFESAEKQYSQFKMSQEEVKLYATVKDLLPDYYKNTKQVITLLESGDPKQYAEAKLVMQGPLSKIGTEIRAWNRDLAKQLRKTAEASNAAANASKAQAVQTIIRITTVAGLAIFGLMIFIGARIANSVGGISDKIDEANKSVVSAVEQLSLAGNSLSQSSTSSAASLEETVASLEELTSMVRMNSDNAKQAASLSVSSRETAEKGEHEIQSLIRSMQNISQSSKKIEEIISVIDDIAFQTNLLALNAAVEAARAGEQGKGFAVVAEAVRSLAQRSAAAAKDITSLIQDSVTQVEEGRRIADNSGTVLSNITSSVKKVSDLNNEISVASSEQTTGIQQISKAMNQLDQSSQGNAASAEEIAATTVEINGLAQTTQVLLSDLQRFILGRSVKAESVQMEVPKKKSVASIQKKDALPQNVVKLKTPAKATRAAATIPFDEDQEVRAKVGTTEGF; the protein is encoded by the coding sequence ATGGGCGCTCAAAATGGATTTTGGAAGTCTTGGCTGAGAGGCATAAAGGGACGCTTGCTGCTGGCAGCGGTCTTCCCCCTATTAGGATTCATCGTTTTGGGGGGCCTCACCTATAGAAATCTTGATGATGTGGTAAAGCTCCTGGATCAAAATACAGACTCCATCGTGCCATCCTTCGATGCTCTGGGTGAGATGAGACAAGCTCGCAACAAATTTCTTTACAATGTGTGGGCGTCTTTCGCGACGGAAGCTCCCGAACAGAGAGCGAAATTCATTAAAGGGGCGCACGAAGCGATTGAGGAATTTGAGTCCGCCGAAAAACAGTACTCGCAATTCAAGATGTCGCAAGAGGAAGTAAAACTTTACGCCACAGTTAAAGACCTTCTTCCTGATTACTATAAAAACACAAAACAGGTGATCACCCTTTTAGAAAGCGGCGATCCGAAACAATACGCCGAAGCCAAGCTTGTCATGCAAGGGCCTCTGTCTAAGATCGGTACGGAAATACGCGCCTGGAACCGCGACTTAGCAAAACAGCTGCGCAAGACGGCGGAAGCCTCCAATGCGGCAGCCAACGCTTCAAAAGCCCAAGCCGTTCAGACAATTATCCGCATCACAACTGTCGCCGGATTGGCCATTTTTGGTTTGATGATTTTTATCGGGGCTCGCATCGCAAATTCCGTGGGAGGTATTTCCGACAAGATCGACGAGGCCAACAAAAGCGTGGTTTCAGCCGTGGAACAATTAAGCCTCGCCGGAAACAGTCTGTCACAATCTTCCACCTCTTCGGCGGCTTCACTCGAAGAGACCGTCGCATCTTTAGAGGAATTAACCTCGATGGTGCGCATGAATTCCGATAACGCGAAACAAGCAGCATCGCTTTCCGTTTCATCACGAGAAACCGCGGAAAAAGGCGAGCACGAAATTCAATCACTCATCCGCTCGATGCAAAATATTTCGCAATCTTCTAAAAAAATCGAAGAAATTATCTCCGTCATTGATGATATCGCCTTTCAAACCAATCTTCTGGCGCTAAATGCGGCAGTCGAGGCGGCCCGAGCCGGCGAACAAGGCAAAGGTTTTGCCGTCGTTGCCGAAGCCGTCCGTTCGTTAGCACAAAGAAGTGCCGCGGCAGCCAAAGACATCACATCTTTGATTCAAGACTCTGTCACTCAGGTCGAAGAAGGCCGCCGTATCGCCGACAATAGTGGAACTGTTTTGAGCAATATCACAAGTTCCGTTAAAAAGGTGTCTGATTTGAACAACGAAATTTCTGTAGCCAGTAGCGAGCAGACCACCGGTATCCAACAAATCAGCAAAGCCATGAATCAACTGGATCAGTCGTCCCAAGGCAATGCCGCCTCCGCAGAAGAAATTGCCGCCACGACGGTGGAAATCAATGGGCTTGCGCAGACGACGCAAGTCTTGCTGAGTGATCTGCAACGATTTATTCTCGGCAGATCCGTCAAAGCAGAGTCGGTGCAAATGGAAGTTCCCAAAAAGAAAAGCGTTGCTTCTATTCAGAAAAAGGACGCTCTTCCCCAAAATGTTGTGAAACTTAAAACGCCTGCCAAAGCCACCCGTGCTGCGGCAACAATTCCCTTCGACGAGGATCAGGAAGTCCGTGCCAAGGTCGGCACGACAGAGGGCTTCTAG
- the lon gene encoding endopeptidase La, which yields MSYVSGFIPVIPLKNSVLFPDISMPLRVGREKSISALQKALRENQWVVLLTQKNPHDNVEKMEDVYSVGTLAKIESFRMDEDGSYNIFVKAHQRVRVVQSRDQEGFFEVQTESVEDVGSMDKKTEEALLSSLRLLSDELLDLLPGNTRQVKDMLAEIEDLTTLTNMCAAYADIAVTEKQEILQITVLRDRTLKLLDRLQELKERLKIQRGIRDKLNENFQQTQKETILREQMRVIREELGEGEGEDLYAKFKERIEKAGMTAEALELARSQLKRLESINSASPEHQMIRTHLELMLDLPWSKSSPEKEIDLAEAERILNEDHYGLEKIKNRILQHLAVMKLRKSHQGSILLFIGPPGVGKTSLGKSIARALGKKYVRVSLGGVRDDAEIRGHRRTYIGALPGRILAGIKKAGENDPVFILDEIDKLTRGFGGDPAAAMLEVLDPEQNNTFQDHYLDTPFDLSKVFFIATANSLEGIPLPLLDRMEVVDLTGYTLDEKKQIALKYLWPKQLREHGLNEDSLKITDDAMVKLLTHYTREAGVRDLQRKIATICKFMSLKLVKASEHTLTVTEKDLEEILGAERFSSDMIESLLPPGVVTGLAWTPVGGDILFVESASMPGTGQLLLTGQLGEVMQESAKIALSLLKSRLVLMDPLMDFSKKDVHVHVPAGAIPKDGPSSGVTMLTSIASLLLNKPVDPKLAMTGEISLRGSVMPVGGIKEKVIAAHRAGVREIIMCTRNEKDLREIPEEIRRSIQFHFVDDVNDVLKVALGVDLPRWNKIDITPSGTPLLPAG from the coding sequence ATGTCTTACGTCTCAGGTTTTATCCCCGTGATCCCACTGAAGAATTCAGTTTTATTTCCCGACATCAGCATGCCGCTTCGAGTAGGTCGTGAAAAAAGTATTTCTGCTTTGCAAAAAGCTCTTCGTGAAAATCAGTGGGTTGTTTTACTTACCCAAAAAAATCCCCACGATAATGTGGAAAAAATGGAAGATGTCTATTCCGTCGGTACGCTTGCGAAAATTGAATCTTTCCGTATGGACGAAGATGGCAGTTACAATATCTTCGTCAAAGCCCACCAACGCGTGCGAGTGGTGCAAAGCCGTGATCAGGAAGGTTTTTTTGAAGTGCAGACTGAAAGCGTCGAAGATGTTGGCAGTATGGACAAAAAAACCGAAGAGGCTTTGTTATCCAGCCTTCGTCTTCTTAGTGACGAGCTTTTAGATCTTCTTCCCGGCAACACCCGTCAAGTGAAAGACATGTTGGCTGAAATTGAAGATCTGACAACACTCACAAATATGTGCGCCGCTTACGCCGACATCGCCGTGACGGAAAAACAAGAAATTCTGCAAATCACTGTGTTGCGCGACCGAACACTTAAGCTTTTAGATCGTCTCCAAGAGCTGAAAGAGCGTCTTAAGATTCAAAGAGGCATTCGCGACAAATTAAATGAAAACTTTCAACAGACCCAAAAAGAAACGATTTTGCGCGAGCAAATGCGCGTCATTCGTGAAGAGCTGGGCGAAGGTGAAGGCGAAGACCTTTATGCAAAGTTCAAAGAACGTATCGAAAAAGCAGGCATGACCGCGGAAGCCCTGGAACTGGCTCGCAGCCAACTAAAGCGTCTGGAATCCATCAACTCGGCTTCGCCCGAACATCAGATGATTCGCACTCACCTGGAATTGATGTTGGATTTGCCGTGGAGTAAATCGTCTCCGGAAAAAGAAATTGATCTGGCAGAAGCCGAGAGAATCTTAAACGAAGATCACTATGGCTTAGAGAAGATTAAAAATCGTATTTTACAACATTTGGCCGTCATGAAGCTTCGTAAATCCCATCAGGGTTCGATCCTTCTTTTCATCGGCCCTCCCGGCGTCGGCAAAACTTCTTTAGGTAAAAGCATTGCGCGCGCCTTGGGCAAAAAATATGTGCGCGTCAGCCTGGGCGGCGTGCGCGACGACGCAGAAATCCGTGGTCATCGCCGCACCTATATTGGCGCTTTGCCAGGACGAATCCTTGCCGGTATAAAAAAAGCCGGAGAAAACGATCCTGTTTTTATTCTGGATGAGATCGACAAGCTGACTCGCGGTTTCGGTGGAGACCCGGCGGCAGCTATGTTGGAAGTCCTGGACCCCGAGCAGAACAACACTTTCCAGGATCACTATCTGGACACGCCGTTTGATTTATCCAAGGTGTTTTTCATTGCCACTGCGAACTCGTTAGAAGGCATCCCCTTGCCGCTTTTAGATCGCATGGAGGTCGTGGACTTAACAGGATACACTTTGGATGAAAAAAAGCAGATCGCTCTGAAATATTTGTGGCCGAAACAACTTCGCGAGCATGGTTTAAACGAAGATTCACTGAAGATCACCGATGATGCGATGGTGAAGCTTTTAACCCACTACACTCGCGAGGCAGGGGTTCGTGATCTTCAAAGAAAGATCGCGACAATCTGCAAATTCATGAGTCTGAAACTGGTGAAAGCCTCTGAGCACACATTGACGGTGACTGAGAAAGACCTGGAAGAGATTCTAGGCGCTGAAAGATTTTCGTCCGACATGATCGAAAGCCTTTTGCCTCCCGGAGTCGTCACAGGGCTTGCGTGGACACCTGTGGGCGGAGACATTCTTTTTGTCGAATCCGCTTCGATGCCGGGCACAGGTCAATTGCTTCTGACCGGACAACTGGGCGAAGTGATGCAAGAGTCCGCAAAGATTGCATTGAGTCTTCTGAAATCACGTCTGGTCTTGATGGACCCTTTGATGGATTTTAGTAAAAAAGATGTGCATGTGCACGTCCCCGCTGGGGCGATTCCAAAGGATGGACCTTCCTCCGGCGTTACCATGCTGACTTCAATTGCGTCCCTGCTTTTAAATAAACCGGTGGATCCAAAATTAGCGATGACCGGCGAAATCTCCCTGCGTGGAAGTGTCATGCCAGTGGGAGGTATTAAGGAAAAAGTCATTGCCGCCCATCGGGCAGGCGTCCGGGAAATCATCATGTGTACAAGAAATGAAAAGGATCTGCGCGAAATTCCCGAGGAAATCCGTCGCAGTATTCAGTTCCACTTTGTCGATGATGTGAACGATGTGCTGAAAGTAGCTCTGGGTGTTGATCTGCCACGCTGGAATAAAATTGATATCACTCCTTCAGGAACTCCCCTGCTCCCAGCAGGGTGA
- a CDS encoding Hpt domain-containing protein, with product MESAIKLPLEAKKKYLLRRKEELVQIERMKAQIDWDFVVQVGHQIKGNAKTFEFPSLVPLAVSLEEAGRNQDASSLAQICTELQNLMGALEPSLTSSFE from the coding sequence ATGGAAAGTGCGATAAAGCTTCCTTTGGAAGCCAAAAAGAAGTATCTGCTTCGTCGTAAAGAAGAGCTTGTGCAGATCGAAAGAATGAAAGCGCAGATTGATTGGGATTTCGTGGTGCAGGTGGGCCATCAAATCAAGGGCAACGCGAAGACGTTTGAATTTCCGTCGCTGGTTCCTTTGGCGGTTTCTCTTGAAGAGGCCGGGCGGAATCAAGATGCTTCCTCATTGGCCCAAATATGTACTGAATTGCAAAACTTGATGGGGGCGTTAGAGCCGTCGCTCACGTCGTCTTTCGAATAA
- a CDS encoding CHASE domain-containing protein — translation MKRLKRVFVLSHEWNVFLVLLIIISVSVLSWWTVKVHLEKEWNARLESEIGKVSSIIHREFSAYSQALFDTRAFVQLHGIPTARQFQEYIESTEILKRSPGLQGIGFAQKLERSEIPDLERKMREQGIADFKFWPNSERSLYTSVVMVEPHDWRNKRALGFDAYSDLTRRSAMDKALLSNGLALSDPVIFVSDESEGEKSQQGVLMYLPVTKVISVTGELEPKKDLLGFAYSVIRIGRFFNGAFGVPQFYAEKVNYKIAVFDRKLGRSLPLYERFPAKDEELLPAVGMTTEREIQVLDKTWTLSFAPLPHFFNWYERYVPILFAFVTLIMLSVIFLALWSTQQFLKFSEKHQDSLALLSKSKSEELALFRRLNSTIADLSSSIEGSDLFEKFCHHLEDVFKIEDCVVFVRESRGPYEKRFQKVIDSFPEFLDLSGEFDNHLKDGVFALTSTSEFSRKVVSFFSSEMQDRLTQDSYFLMRSVLHESGKSNSILIIVKGPQALVDSKVMEYALASIVGQFAMSYDKAILLRRAEDANFMKSSFLANMSHEIRTPLGVIVGYSEILADDELDGEEKKQIVKSVKRNGKELARLIDDILDISKVEAGKLQFEMAQVNLENLIHEVKSIMEVRASDKKIQFNVAKLSNVPAYLFTDDIRLKQILVNVVGNAIKFTENGSVKLLYKTYVNDLQEEFLEFQIQDSGIGISEKNRENLFKPFSQGDVSTTRKYGGTGLGLALSRRLAELLGGELFLLASSVGKGSTFCLRIPLRGVPKEFLNIHSAPVKAVSAGVEMGPVRPIDWTGLDLRNLLKDVRILLVEDSEDNQEIFQHFLKAAGADVVVADDGEKAVESAFKIEPDIVLMDIQIPKMDGKEATKRIRQRGFTKPVIALTAHALNEEVQSCLAAGCNGQITKPVSGELLVQEVYFYLNHTAEV, via the coding sequence GTGAAGCGACTGAAAAGAGTTTTTGTTTTATCGCATGAGTGGAATGTGTTTTTAGTTCTTCTCATTATTATATCTGTCAGCGTGCTAAGTTGGTGGACCGTCAAGGTGCATCTTGAGAAGGAATGGAACGCCCGCTTAGAATCTGAAATCGGCAAGGTTAGTTCGATCATCCACCGCGAGTTTTCGGCCTACAGTCAGGCCTTATTTGATACACGTGCCTTCGTGCAGTTGCATGGTATTCCCACAGCCCGTCAGTTTCAGGAGTACATTGAGTCCACCGAAATTTTGAAGCGTTCGCCGGGATTGCAGGGGATTGGTTTTGCGCAAAAACTGGAGCGTTCAGAAATCCCCGATTTGGAACGCAAGATGCGCGAGCAGGGGATTGCGGATTTTAAATTTTGGCCGAACTCAGAGCGTTCCCTTTATACGTCCGTGGTGATGGTCGAACCTCACGATTGGCGCAACAAACGCGCGTTGGGTTTTGATGCCTATTCAGATCTCACCCGTCGTTCGGCCATGGATAAAGCACTGCTGTCGAATGGCCTGGCGCTGTCGGATCCTGTTATTTTTGTCTCGGATGAAAGCGAAGGCGAAAAGAGTCAACAAGGTGTCCTGATGTATTTGCCGGTGACAAAAGTCATTAGTGTTACCGGCGAACTTGAACCGAAAAAAGATTTGTTGGGATTTGCGTATTCGGTCATTCGTATCGGTCGTTTTTTCAACGGCGCCTTTGGTGTTCCCCAGTTCTATGCTGAAAAGGTCAACTATAAGATCGCAGTCTTCGACCGTAAGTTAGGTCGATCTTTGCCTTTATATGAACGGTTTCCAGCAAAGGACGAAGAACTTCTGCCCGCCGTAGGGATGACGACAGAGAGAGAAATTCAGGTTTTAGATAAAACGTGGACATTGAGTTTTGCACCGTTGCCGCATTTTTTTAACTGGTATGAACGATATGTTCCGATTCTTTTTGCCTTTGTCACACTGATTATGTTGTCGGTGATTTTTCTGGCCTTGTGGTCGACCCAGCAGTTTTTGAAATTCAGCGAGAAGCATCAGGACTCTTTGGCACTGCTTTCGAAAAGTAAATCCGAAGAGCTGGCGTTGTTTCGTCGTCTGAATAGTACTATCGCAGATCTTTCCTCTTCTATTGAGGGAAGCGATTTGTTTGAAAAGTTCTGTCATCACTTGGAAGATGTTTTTAAGATTGAAGACTGCGTCGTTTTTGTTCGCGAAAGTCGGGGACCTTACGAAAAAAGATTTCAGAAAGTGATCGATAGCTTTCCAGAGTTTTTGGATCTATCCGGAGAGTTCGACAACCACCTTAAAGACGGGGTCTTCGCATTGACGTCAACATCGGAGTTTTCGCGTAAGGTCGTGTCTTTTTTCAGCTCGGAAATGCAAGATCGCCTTACCCAGGATTCATACTTTTTGATGCGCTCGGTTCTCCACGAATCCGGCAAAAGCAACTCGATTCTAATTATAGTCAAAGGACCGCAAGCCCTTGTCGACTCCAAAGTGATGGAATATGCCTTGGCAAGTATCGTCGGGCAGTTTGCCATGTCCTACGATAAAGCGATTTTGCTAAGAAGAGCCGAAGATGCGAACTTTATGAAAAGCTCGTTCCTGGCAAATATGAGTCATGAAATCCGGACTCCTTTGGGGGTGATCGTTGGCTATTCCGAGATTCTGGCTGATGACGAACTTGATGGTGAAGAAAAAAAACAGATCGTAAAAAGTGTTAAGCGCAATGGGAAGGAACTGGCTCGATTGATTGACGACATTTTGGATATCTCTAAGGTGGAGGCGGGAAAATTGCAGTTTGAAATGGCACAAGTGAATCTGGAAAATCTGATTCATGAAGTGAAATCCATCATGGAGGTGCGCGCCTCCGATAAGAAGATTCAATTCAATGTCGCCAAACTGAGTAATGTCCCCGCGTATCTTTTTACTGACGATATTCGTTTGAAACAAATTCTGGTCAATGTCGTCGGGAACGCCATCAAGTTCACGGAAAACGGCAGTGTAAAGCTGTTGTATAAGACCTACGTAAATGATCTGCAGGAAGAGTTTCTGGAGTTCCAGATTCAAGATAGTGGAATTGGGATCAGCGAAAAGAACCGGGAAAACTTATTTAAGCCCTTTTCACAAGGAGATGTTTCCACGACTCGTAAGTACGGAGGAACGGGATTGGGCTTGGCTCTGTCGCGACGATTGGCCGAGCTTTTGGGGGGAGAGTTATTTCTCTTGGCTTCTTCGGTCGGCAAGGGCTCGACATTTTGTCTGCGCATTCCTTTGCGTGGAGTTCCTAAGGAATTCCTAAATATCCACTCGGCCCCGGTTAAAGCGGTGTCGGCGGGGGTGGAAATGGGACCGGTTCGGCCCATCGACTGGACGGGATTGGATCTGCGCAATCTTCTTAAAGATGTACGAATTCTTTTGGTGGAAGATTCCGAAGATAATCAGGAAATCTTTCAACATTTTCTTAAAGCGGCCGGGGCCGACGTCGTCGTCGCTGATGACGGCGAAAAAGCTGTGGAAAGTGCGTTTAAAATTGAACCCGACATCGTGCTGATGGATATTCAGATTCCAAAAATGGACGGCAAGGAAGCGACAAAACGAATTCGCCAACGCGGTTTTACAAAACCCGTGATTGCGCTGACCGCTCACGCTCTTAATGAAGAGGTGCAAAGCTGTTTGGCTGCCGGTTGCAACGGACAGATCACCAAGCCCGTTTCTGGGGAACTTTTGGTTCAAGAAGTTTATTTTTATTTGAATCATACGGCGGAGGTGTAA
- a CDS encoding Smr/MutS family protein, with protein sequence MAKDLLDLHGFKSDEVEAALDAFLMKMSHANLKRARIMTGKGSGVVKSIVIKYLKLAGYPWEYERLSNGKQNEGCLVIFLQ encoded by the coding sequence ATGGCGAAAGATTTATTAGATCTGCACGGATTTAAATCAGACGAGGTGGAAGCCGCACTGGATGCCTTTTTGATGAAGATGTCGCATGCGAATTTAAAGAGAGCTCGGATTATGACTGGAAAAGGGTCGGGGGTCGTCAAATCGATCGTCATCAAATATCTGAAACTAGCAGGTTACCCTTGGGAGTACGAACGCCTCTCTAACGGCAAACAAAATGAGGGTTGTCTTGTTATCTTCCTCCAGTAA
- a CDS encoding 3'-5' exonuclease produces the protein MAFRWIGKSEDGNTVTLKKLEGCPAHTPAYATPEWAKNNSDIVRVGVVLDVETTGLNQAEDSIIEIGLRQFLFNRNSGDILTLGKSYSSFQDPGRPLTPEIIELTGITDAMVAGQSIDWSQVNALLEEASVIIAHNARFDRPFIDRKSKVSTERVWACSLKQIDWSTKGFTSSKLELLNIYHGFFTDSHRAINDVDALLYLLSLSDPQSHKPYLAELLANARRPMTHVIASSAPFESKDHLKGRGYSWDSTNRFWSKIIFKDEVAAETLWLEEAVYCGPFAGLTRDIALVDGFKA, from the coding sequence GTGGCGTTTCGCTGGATCGGTAAGTCAGAGGATGGAAATACAGTCACTCTAAAAAAATTGGAGGGCTGCCCCGCCCACACCCCCGCCTATGCCACACCTGAGTGGGCAAAGAACAACAGTGATATTGTGCGTGTCGGTGTCGTTCTTGATGTCGAAACTACCGGTTTAAACCAGGCTGAAGACAGCATCATCGAAATCGGCTTGCGTCAGTTTTTATTCAACAGAAATTCGGGCGACATTTTGACCTTAGGAAAATCCTATTCCAGTTTTCAGGACCCCGGAAGACCTCTGACACCTGAGATCATTGAACTTACAGGTATTACTGATGCAATGGTTGCAGGACAAAGTATCGATTGGTCGCAGGTCAATGCCCTTTTGGAAGAAGCTTCGGTCATTATCGCACACAACGCTCGCTTTGATCGGCCTTTTATTGATCGGAAGTCCAAGGTCTCTACAGAGCGCGTGTGGGCCTGTTCTCTGAAGCAGATCGATTGGAGCACAAAGGGCTTTACGAGTTCTAAATTAGAACTTCTTAATATCTATCACGGCTTTTTCACCGATTCACACCGCGCTATTAACGATGTTGACGCCTTGTTATACTTGCTCAGCCTTTCGGACCCGCAAAGCCACAAGCCCTATTTGGCAGAACTGTTGGCCAATGCCCGCCGTCCTATGACTCACGTGATTGCGAGTTCGGCTCCTTTTGAATCCAAAGATCATTTGAAAGGTCGAGGTTATAGCTGGGATAGTACCAACCGCTTCTGGTCGAAAATAATTTTTAAAGACGAGGTTGCCGCAGAAACCCTGTGGCTTGAAGAAGCCGTCTACTGCGGTCCTTTTGCAGGCTTAACACGCGACATCGCACTTGTGGACGGCTTTAAGGCCTAG
- a CDS encoding sigma-54 dependent transcriptional regulator codes for MDKQKTILLIEDDLDLAELATAYFRQKSITVIHEDNPLSALQQVISRKITPDAIITDLNLPAINGVEFIKRMRAEGVHTPIILITVSNDVDVAVQAIEAGAYDFVVKPLHFPQLLISAQRAFKFNHLSAENKTLKETLDISKGMHPEGIIGKSESIHRILDLARRVSKSSSTVSITGESGTGKEVFAKAIHRWSPRSNNPFVAINCSAIPENLLESELFGHAKGAFTGAVEKKTGLFEEADGGTLFLDEIGDLNLTLQAKLLRVLQEKEIKRVGENQARPVDVRVIAATHKDLRNEVQEKRFREDLFFRLNVIPIKIPPLRERREDIIPLAEHFLKKFNTLNGTHIAGFKKSAKEFLLTHPWRGNVRELENTIERAVVLATGSEIDMGALTLFDDETGSGPQMEDDKKNAFIFRFGDEVSSLHELEKKYVQFVYERNNRAKEVTAKALGIDRKTLYRKLQDIEMI; via the coding sequence ATGGACAAGCAAAAAACAATTCTTCTGATCGAAGACGATTTGGATTTGGCGGAACTGGCAACAGCTTATTTTCGTCAAAAGAGCATCACTGTTATTCACGAAGACAATCCACTTTCAGCCTTACAGCAAGTGATTTCTCGAAAAATCACGCCGGATGCGATCATCACTGATTTGAATCTTCCCGCGATCAACGGTGTGGAATTTATCAAACGTATGCGCGCAGAAGGCGTTCATACGCCGATAATTTTGATCACCGTTTCTAATGATGTGGATGTCGCAGTCCAGGCCATCGAGGCGGGAGCTTATGATTTTGTTGTAAAGCCTTTGCACTTTCCCCAGCTGTTAATTTCCGCGCAACGGGCTTTTAAATTCAATCACTTAAGTGCCGAAAATAAAACTCTCAAAGAAACTTTGGATATAAGTAAAGGAATGCATCCTGAAGGTATTATCGGGAAAAGCGAAAGCATTCATCGGATTCTGGATCTGGCCCGTCGTGTATCCAAAAGTTCTTCCACTGTTTCGATTACGGGTGAAAGCGGCACCGGGAAAGAAGTATTTGCAAAGGCGATTCATCGCTGGAGTCCACGCAGCAACAACCCCTTTGTCGCGATCAATTGTTCTGCCATTCCAGAAAATCTTTTAGAGTCGGAGCTCTTTGGTCACGCCAAAGGCGCCTTCACGGGAGCTGTGGAAAAAAAGACAGGACTTTTTGAAGAGGCGGACGGTGGGACGTTGTTTTTGGACGAAATCGGCGATTTGAATCTCACATTGCAAGCAAAGCTTTTAAGGGTGCTGCAAGAAAAAGAAATCAAAAGGGTGGGTGAAAATCAGGCGCGACCGGTGGATGTGCGTGTGATTGCGGCGACCCACAAAGATCTCCGCAACGAAGTTCAGGAAAAACGTTTTCGGGAAGACTTGTTTTTCCGCCTGAATGTCATCCCGATAAAAATTCCTCCCTTGCGGGAGCGGCGAGAAGATATCATTCCTTTGGCGGAACACTTTTTGAAGAAGTTTAATACTTTAAATGGCACTCATATCGCCGGATTTAAAAAAAGCGCCAAGGAATTTTTATTAACGCATCCTTGGCGTGGCAATGTGCGCGAACTGGAAAACACCATCGAACGCGCCGTGGTTCTAGCAACCGGGTCTGAGATTGACATGGGCGCGCTCACTTTGTTTGATGACGAGACAGGAAGTGGCCCCCAGATGGAAGATGACAAAAAAAATGCTTTTATATTCCGTTTTGGTGATGAAGTGTCTTCATTGCATGAATTGGAGAAAAAGTATGTGCAATTCGTCTATGAAAGAAACAATCGCGCCAAAGAGGTGACGGCGAAAGCTCTAGGGATTGATCGAAAGACTTTATATCGAAAGCTTCAGGACATCGAAATGATATAA